One segment of Curtobacterium sp. MR_MD2014 DNA contains the following:
- a CDS encoding lysophospholipid acyltransferase family protein, giving the protein MSRAVVTPLARLVWRPRIVGRKNVPKHGPVILASNHRSFIDSPAITLMAPRKVSFLAKQEYFTGTGLRGAVSRAFFGGIGAIGVERGAGAAAQHALDLGLERLEAGEAFAIYPEGTRSLDGRLYKGRTGVAWLALTSGAPVVPVALTGTEDVQPVGSRLPRLARVTIEFGAPMDLSHFGEASSGRARRHATDAVMDAIQALSGQEPANAYNNPPSTIVERVKQVLRRDDPTQAVEPD; this is encoded by the coding sequence ATGAGCCGTGCGGTGGTGACCCCGCTCGCGCGCCTGGTCTGGCGACCGCGCATCGTGGGACGGAAGAACGTACCGAAGCACGGGCCGGTCATCCTGGCGAGCAACCACAGGTCCTTCATCGACTCCCCGGCGATCACCCTCATGGCGCCGCGCAAGGTGTCCTTCCTGGCCAAGCAGGAGTACTTCACCGGGACCGGTCTGCGCGGTGCGGTCTCGCGCGCGTTCTTCGGCGGGATCGGTGCCATCGGGGTCGAACGCGGAGCGGGAGCTGCGGCGCAGCACGCCCTCGACCTCGGGCTCGAGCGGCTCGAGGCCGGCGAGGCCTTCGCCATCTACCCCGAGGGCACCCGGTCCCTCGACGGTCGGCTCTACAAGGGTCGGACCGGCGTGGCCTGGCTGGCGCTGACGAGCGGGGCGCCGGTGGTGCCGGTCGCACTCACCGGCACCGAGGACGTGCAGCCCGTCGGCTCGCGGCTGCCGCGGCTCGCCCGCGTCACCATCGAGTTCGGTGCACCGATGGACCTGTCCCACTTCGGCGAGGCGTCGTCCGGCCGTGCACGGCGCCACGCGACCGACGCCGTGATGGACGCGATCCAGGCGTTGAGCGGGCAGGAACCCGCGAACGCCTACAACAATCCGCCGTCGACGATCGTCGAGCGGGTCAAGCAGGTGCTGCGGCGCGACGACCCGACGCAGGCGGTCGAGCCCGACTGA